The Setaria italica strain Yugu1 chromosome VIII, Setaria_italica_v2.0, whole genome shotgun sequence genome includes the window CGCTCCACCTCCGCGGCCGCGAGGCCCGGCTCAACTTCCCGGCGCTTGTCCACCACTTCCgccgcccggccaccgccgAGCCCGACGACAtccgcgccgcggcgctcgAGGCCGCCGCGCAGGTCCGGTTCCGGCCCGACCTCGTAATgctggccggtggcggcggcggcggcggcgacggcgacagctGCGGCAGCGCCGGCAGCCCGGACCTGCTGCTCGGCGACGACGTGGCCTGGGACGTCCTGCTCGGAACCGACGAGCTGGCGCCCGAGTCGCCCAAGATGTGGGCTGAGCTGGCCGAGGCCATGCTCATGGCCCCGCCTGTATGGGAGGGCAATGCGGCGGACAATGACGAGTGGGCCCAGGGCAACCTCTGGGACCTACCTGTCTGGCACTGCTAATCCCGGGCCCACCACCCAGCTGATGCATCTTCTTCACATCCTTTGGTTTTAAGAGGTGTGATGAAATACTAGAAATCCATATGGATTAATCTTCCCAAAATACATATAGATTAATGAGGTATTCTAGAGAGCATAATCATGGTTAAGAATGTTCTGATGATTCTCTTCTTTGTTTCTGGGCATCTCTGGTCCTGTGTCAGTGTGCAATTTCTTGGTAGTTAGCAAAAGGTCTAGCTAGCCAGCACGTGCAATTCACGTGGGTAAAAACAATAAGTATGATGTGTAATTCTTTCTGTTTTTTGTCATGGATGAGAAGTTCAATTGcaattgcaaaaatatatatatgactgCAAAAGAAATGAAGAGACATAATTGTAGCCTTTTACCGCAGAGAGCAAGTGTTTTGTTTTATGATTTTGACGCTAATTTAAGGCACTATAGCGTGAAATCCATTTTGTAAGCCGGGTTAAAATGAATTAGAAGCCATTCAGACGAAGCTAGTATTTTTGACTTCACCGACTTtagcttcaccggtgaagccatttTGGGATAAGCCCACCCAAATGCCTCCTAAGTTTCGTCCTGCATTCACCTCTTCTATGTGATTCCATTTACAATAAACAAACTCACTTAGCAGGAGGCTCTGTACAATTTGTTTTCTGCAGTAGCAAGATGCAGGGTCCTACAAGTTTAACCCATTGTCAGTCATGAATGGGTGCTGTTCCGGTGGGCATCGGCACAATCTTGAGACATAACTTCACTCACCCGTTTGTCGTGTATTTGTTCATAAAGAAATTTGTTGATGACAATGGTTTTAACTACCATAGAAAGGTCTTTTAATTTATTTCCACCACATCTAAATTTCAACTCGAAGTAACAAACCACAGTATCAGAAGTTCAATCATTGATAGAATCAAACAAAAACAAGAGCCTAAAGAATGCTGTACGCGTCTTTGTGTGGATATGCattcaaaacaaaacaaaacaaaacagattCTTGTGTGCATACCAAACGAGGAATCCATATAAAAGGCTTGACGTGTATCAGAGGAACATGAGCCTGAAGTTTCCTGATGCTGATACCTCCAACGACAGTGTCAGATATCCTGGGACCCACCCAACCCCAAACGCCCGTACGATTCATCCGGCCGCTTCGTACACGCACCTGCGCCAGCGCCGTGACGTAAAAAGGAGAGGCTGACGACCCACGGGTTCGTCCAGGTTCAGCTCACGGAATCGGGCAGCGAGATCGCCGTGTCTCCTCGATCGCCCTGGGAATTATTGCACTACTACGGTGATGGAGCAATGCAAGGCTCTTAATCGGGCGGGCAGGCATCAATCATGAGGCGTACGTGCATCTGGTCATTACTGTTGTGCTGACGACGGCTTAATCATTCGATCGTGTTCCACTGTTCATATATGGGTAATCATGTGCGTGCTGATGGCCGATGATTAATTGCTGTTAACCTCGCTCGCTAATACAGGAATTTAGTCAAAATTTGAAACTTATGGTGGGAATTTGCATTGCTGGCCGGAGGGGGGCATTGGCCCCTATATATGGCTCCCTATGGCTATATTGATACCTAGGCGAACACCCCAAGGGATTGAATAAGGAAAACAACAACGTAAACATCGACTAGCTACAAAAACTCTACCAACAACATGAAGCAAACAACACCCGTTGACAACTTAAACTAACACAAAACCCTCAAATGGAACGACCTAACGCGTTGCAGGACTTATGTCGATGTCTTGCTGACATTCTTGGTGGTGATGggaaatatatatatagaagAACACGTAAGGTCGTACTTGCTTTTTGTGTGTGTGACATGCGGAGAAGACGTTGCCTTCATCACCTTATCATTTGGCAGCTGGGCTATTCAACTTTTTCTCTCAACAGTTTTCCTTTCTCCCCTCCTGttttctcttctccctcctATTCTTTCTTTGATattccccttttcctttttcttatgcGAATTTATTTGATGttctctttttcctctttcttttgcGAATTTATTTGATGTTCTTTGCAATTTGTACGAAATCATGCGCATGTCCTTTAATGTTCTAGCTATAAAAGCTGTGAAAACTTGTATGAAACCACTACTGATGGATAAACCACAATGCACtagacaacaacaacaacatttATCGGCTTCTCCAAATAAATATAGGACTAACAGTTTGCAGAGCAAACTTGGACCCAAGCACATTTATTTGCATGGGCAGTGGCAAAGGCCACGAGGTGATGGCATGCAACAACAAGGGTTGCATTGAACAAGCATGGGTTCGTCTGCATGCATATTTTCCAGCTTAACACAAGTGTGATCTATATGCAAAGGCCAGCCAAGTTGCCCAtttgtttcccttttttttatCTGAAAAAGGGTGTACATGTATTTGAGATTATTTTCTGGGGATCAATTGAAGCTCATGTAATTATGAGCAATCAAGCAAGTTGTGCAGAAGTCAACTACATAAATTTCGTCCTACAGTTTACCATCCCATGCCATCCTTCATTTCCAAAGGTACAATTCTGACATTTTGCCAAAATTGAAGATAGCAAAATGAACTTTTCAATTGGATTTTAGCATGCCTGGAGACGAAAAGGTCGTTGTTTTTTTCTCGCTAACACACTATAGAACAAATTATTTGATGTAGGACCAAATATTTCTGCTTCGTTATTTGACATCATGGatggttttgtttttttatggaACAGTAGTGCTATACTACAAACTACACCTAAGTCCAAAATCGTGGATCCATCGCTGCACATTAACTCATTAAGAGAGTATGTAAGCATCACATTATATTAGGGAAGttctttattgcaaatgaactaGTGGAACGATACTTTAATTTTCATGTTTTACTAAGCTAATGAGATAATTCGGAATCATCCTTTCCCTGTGACTGCGAGGCTAAGACCATGATCTGAGATATTCAGAAGCACGTACGCGTAGCGTAGACTAAATTAAATTAGAAGGGGAGCATCTATCCTTCACCTGAGTAAAAATAATCCTTCCCTCACTCGATTTTTTGACCATACGATCCTAGATCGATGGACGAGATCGAACTAGTCTCCTCCTTTATCTCCTTCACCGGTTACCCAACCTTATCCACTCGCCTCCACTTGACGCCGCCCACTGCCTCCTCCCCGCTGCCTCACCGGCGCCGTCCCCGGCACCAGCGAGACCCACCCTCccaccaccgcccctccctcctccctcctccgcccccgccgttcgccgccgccctctccgtCTCCAGCAACGCACCGCCATCTCGACCACCGTGCCCCTACCACCACCGCCATCGGCTACATCGCCCCCGTCCTGGCACCGCCCTCCACCACTGCCCCGCCGGCAGCGCCCCCACGACCGCCACCTCTGCCGGGCCAGCCTCCCGCCGCTGGCCCTCCCTCTAAGGCCGCCGGTGAGTTTCCAACCCTAGCAACCCCGAAACTCTAATCCCGGAAACCTCGAAACCCTAACTCCCGAACCCCCTAATCTCGCTGTAGCTGCTCGCAGGAGCTCAAATCCCGGTGAGGAAAAAATCGAGTGAGGAAAGGCCGTATTTCACTTGGGTGAGATAAACCTTTTGCCTTAAAATTAAGATGGTGACGTATTCTTATTGAGTTATATATAGGTTAACCAGCGGTACGCATAATTTTGTTATGGAGAAACCAAAGCTGACGATATACAATTTACGTCTACGAATGCGATAACCAACTTCATCTCACTTCGACACGTATCTGATCACGATGATGTCACATTATCAGCAGCATTCGACGGTTAATATAATAAATAATATGTCCAT containing:
- the LOC101781295 gene encoding ethylene-responsive transcription factor ERF024, with amino-acid sequence MEVVIDNAAGVAAGDVAGQYRGVRKRKWGKWVSEIREPGKKTRIWLGSFESPEMAAVAHDVAALHLRGREARLNFPALVHHFRRPATAEPDDIRAAALEAAAQVRFRPDLVMLAGGGGGGGDGDSCGSAGSPDLLLGDDVAWDVLLGTDELAPESPKMWAELAEAMLMAPPVWEGNAADNDEWAQGNLWDLPVWHC